One Serratia liquefaciens genomic window, TTCAGCCTGCTCCGGCAGTTGCAGCAGGGCATCCAGCAGCGCGCAGAGTTCGGCATGCGCCTTATCGCGCCCGGCGATATAGCTGTAGCCATAGCCGCCGCTTTCGAGCTGTACCACTGCACGGGTGACGGTCATGTCGCCCAAGACGAAGCGGCGGCCGGTGGCGCCCATGCGCCCCTGCAACTGTGCCAGGCCAATTTCCGGTGCGCGGATGCTCTGGTAGCGCGGGTTGATATTCAGCGCCTGCCAGTGGCTGCGCAACTGGGCCGGCTGGCTGTGCGCCAGTACCGACATCCAGCGTTGTCTCGGCTGTAAGGCTTGCATTTAGTGCTCCATCGTCAGTTCAATCATGTCGGCGCGCGCCAGGCTGACGGAGTATTCCGCCACGTTGTCGCTGCCGGTGCAGACGTTCAGGGTGCGCACGCACAGCAGCGGCGCCTGAGTGGCAATTTCCAGCATCCGGCTCTCTTTGGCCTGAGCACGGCGCGCACTGATGCGTGTCTGGCTGCGGGTCAGCGGCTGGTGGATGTTTGATTCGATAAATTCGTGCAGCGAACCGCTGTGGAACTGCTGGAGCGCCGGCCACCAGTCCAGATCGGGCAGATAGTGGTCGATCAGGCTCATCGGTACGCCGTTGACCCGGCGCAAAGTGCGAAGGTGGATCACCGTTTCGCCTTCTTCCCGCGACAAGGCGCTGGCAACATGCCCATTGCATGGGCGTAGCACCGCGAGTAAGCGCTCACTGGTGGGGTGACTTCCCTGCTCGAACAGGTTCTGACTGAAGCGGGTATTGGCATGCAACGGGTAGTCGTAGGGGCGCATCAACACCAGAATGCCGATCCCGTGCCGGCGTTGCAGCCAGCCGCGCTCCACCAATTGATCGACTGCACGACGCAGGGTATGGCGATTGACCTGATAGCGTTCCGCCAATTGCTGCTCGGAAGGCAGGTAGTCGCCACAGCGGTATTGGGTGCGCAGCTCTTGTTCCAGCTGTGCGGCGATTTGCTGATAGCGGGTGGGGTAACTGGTCGGATGTCTAGATAAGTCCATCATAATAAAAAACATCGGTGGCCATAACGACATAAAAAAATATGCGGTTTATCGGCGTGTCTTACGGTGCTCACCCTGCGGCTTGGAAGACGACGGGCAGGTCCCGTGGTGAAGTTGGCATCATCTTGCAGGCGTCAGATGACAATCGCGTTACGCGTCGGTGGCGAACAGATGAACTATTTTGGACAGGCAGATGATGCGCAGGGAGCCGCAGCGCGCTAAGCTGACGCTATTGATGATTGAACCGAGTTGACCAGAACCCATGCCACATCCCCTGACTGCAACTGAACACCGCGCGCGCCCTTGGCCGTGGTGGAAACCGGCGCTGTTTCTGCTGGTGGTGGCCATCGGCCTCTACTACGTCAAATGGCAGCCTTACTACGGCAAGGCCTTTCTGGCGGCGGACACGCATTCCATCGGCAAATCGATACTGGTCAACGACGACAGCAGCCCATGGCTGGCGGCCTGGCACTACGCGCTGGTCTATTTCACGGCGGTGTGGAAGGCGGCGGTGCTTGGCGTACTGCTGGGTTCGCTGGTGCAGGTGCTGATCCCACGCGATTGGTTGATGCGCACGCTCGGCCATCCGCGTTTTTCCGGCACTTTGCTGGGTGCGGTGATCGCACTGCCGGGCATGATGTGCACCTGCTGCGCTGCGCCGGTAGCCGCCGGATTACGGCGTCAGTCGGTGTCCAGCGGTGCGGCGATGGCGTTCTGGTTGAGTAACCCGGTGCTGAATCCGGCGACGCTGATTTTCATGGGCTTTGTGCTCGGCTGGCAGTTTGCCGCAATCCGGCTGGTGGCTGGGGTGATCATGGTGCTGGGCATCGCCTGGCTGGTGCAGCGTGCCACCGCCAGGGATCCGCAACCGGCGGCTTTGCAAACGCCGCTGCTGCCGCTGGATAAAGCTGACGAAAGGCCGTTTTTCGGCCGCTGGCTCAGGGCGCTGTGGTCGCTATTCTGGTCAACCATACCTGTCTACATTCTGGCGGTGCTGGCGCTCGGAGCCGCGCGTGTTTGGCTGTTCCCGCATGCCGATGGGGCGATAGATAATAGCTTGCTGTGGATTATTGGCCTGGCGATCGCCGGTTGCCTGTTCGTGATCCCGACGGCGGCGGAAATCCCGATTGTGCAGACCCTGATGCTGGCGGGCATGGGCACTGGCCCGGCGCTGGCGCTGTTGATGACCCTGCCGGCGGTCAGCCTGCCTTCGTTGCTGATGCTGAACAAGGCCTTCTCTGCCAAGGCACTGTGCCTGACGGCGCTGCTGGTTGCGCTGTGTGGGATCGTCACGGGCGTGGTAGGAATGGGGTTGGTATAAATTGTTTAATAAATAGTCTTTCATTCGTATTTGTGTTGTCACAAATGTGCTAACGTTGACGGGTTTTCAGTTGTTAATTATTGAGCGAATGCAGGAGTATCAAGATGGAAAGCCGTATCCAGTTTCGCATTGAGGATGAGACTAAACGTTTGGCGCAGAAAGCCGCAGAAGCCAAGGGGATCACTTTGAGTGAGGCATGTAGACGTTTGGCTGAGCAAATGGCAGATGAGCAACGGGCAACTGAGCAACATGAGAATTGGTTGAAAGAAAAGGTTGATGCCGCTTTTGCCCGTTTGCATGAAGGAAGCGCGGTCTATCTTGACCAACAACAGGTTGATGAAAGCATGGATGCCTTTAAGGCAAAAGTCCGAGCGAAATACGACCGAAAATAAGGATCGTTATGCGTGTCGAATGGGATGAAGAAGCGCTACGGGACAGGGAACGTATTTTTGATTTTCTCTATCCTTTTAATCCGCAGGCTGCTGAGCAGGCTGATGCTGAGATTGATAAGGCAGTGAGGCGCCTGTTGGATTACCCTGAACTCGGTAAAATTTGGTACAGACAGGCGCGTAAGTTATTGGTCAGCCAGGCTTCATTATTAGTTTTATACGTTGTTGTTGACGACGTGATTAAGGTTTTAGCCGTTGCTCATCAACGAGAGAAATTCCCTGACATATAGAACTAACGCAGCTTATGCACTACCTGATTAGCACTGCCGCGCCAAATCAGCGCCGGATCCTTTAAGTCCTGCACAAACTTTCCGTCAATCAACACGTTAATCCTGTCCACTATCTGCATTTGCTGCGCATCCAGCTCCGCCAGCCGGTAGCCGGTCCACAGCCAGATATCCTTGCCGGGGCATTCGGCACGTACCCGTTTCACCAGTTGCAGCACCGCCGCGACATTGGCGGGGTGCAGGGGATCGCCACCGGACAGCGACAGCCCCTGGCGCGGAATGCGCTTATCGTTCAGGTCGGCAATCAACTGGTCTTCCATCGCCTGGGTAAAAGGCTGGCCGGAGTTAAGCCGCCAGGTGCTTTTGTTGTAGCAGCCGGGACACTGGTGCACGCAGCCGGCAACAAACAGCGTGCAGCGGGTACCGGGGCCGTTGACGACATCGATGGGGTAGTACTGGTGATAATTCATCTTTCGCTTTCTGAAGGTAGGGGCTCAGCACGCTGAGCCCGGATAGCAGGCGCGGTTGGCCGCGCCCCGACCGACAGCAGGCCGGCGTCAGCCGATCTGCCCGTTCCCCAGGTGTTTCACCCGGCGTTTCACCTCTTCTTGCTTGCCGGCATTAAACGGCCTGGCGTCCGGGCTGCCGAGATAACCGCACACCCGGCGGGTAACGGAGACCTTGGACGGCTCGTGGTTACCGCATTTCGGGCAGGTGAAGCCCTTGCTGGTGCAGGAAAATTCTCCGGTAAAACCGCACTCGTAGCATTCGTCGATGGGCGTGTTGGTGCCGTAATAGGGCACGCGGCTGTAGCTGTAATCCCACACGTCTTCGAGCGCTTTCAGGTTGTGCTGCAGGTTCGGGTATTCGCCGTAACAGATGAAACCGCCGTTGGCCAATGGCGGATAGGGAGCCTCAAAATCCAGCTTGTCGTAAGGATTGACCTTTTTCTCTACGTCGAGGTGGAAGCTGTTGGTGTAATAGCCTTTGTCGGTCACGCCCGGCACCACGCCGAAATCGGCGGTATCGAGCCGGCAGAAGCGATCGCACAGGTTTTCGCTTGGCGTGCTGTACAGGCTAAAGCCGTAACCGGTCTCTGCCTTCCAACTTTCCGTGGCGGCCCGCAGGTGCGCAACGATAGCGATCGCTTTGGCGCGCAGCGCTTCATCGTCGTATACGTGTTGTTCGTTGCCGAACAGGGCGTTGATGGTTTCATGCAGGCCGATATAGCCCAGCGAGATCGACGCGCGGCCGTTCTTGAAGATCTCGGCAATGTTGTCGTCTGCCTTCAGGCGTACGCCGCAGGCACCTTCCATATACAAAATAGGGGCCACGCGCGCCTTGATACCTTCCAGCCGGGCGATGCGCGTCATCAGCGCTTTTTTCGCCAGCAGCAAGCGCTGATCCAGCAGATCCCAGAAGCGGCTTTCATCCCCCATGGCTTCCAGCGCAATGCGCGGCAGGTTCAGGCTGATCACGCCGATATTGTTGCGGCCATCATGTACCAGCTCGCCCCCTTCTTCGTAAGTGCCGAGGAAGCTGCGACAGCCCATCGGCGTTTTGAACGAGCCGGTGACTTTCACCACCTGATCGTAATTGAGAATGTCTGGGTACATGCGCTTGCTGGCGCATTCCAACGCCAACTGCTTGATGTCGTAGTTCGGATCGCCGTACTGATGATTCAGGCCGTCGCGGATGGCGAACACCAGTTTAGGGAACACCGCCGTCTTACGGTTTTTGCCCAGCCCGGCAATGCGGTTACTCAGGATAGAACGTTGGATCAATCGTGATTCCCAGGAGGTCCCCAGCCCGAAACCAAAGGTGACGAACGGCGTCTGGCCATTGGCGGTGTGCAGGGTGTTGACCTCGTATTCCAGCGACTGGAAGGCGTCGTAACACTCTTTTTCGGTGCGCGCCATGGCATAGCCCTGCGCATCCGGGATCTGCCACTGTTCGGCGACCTGCTGGTGTTTGTTAAAGCTTTCGGTGACGAACGGCGCCAGGATCTCGTCGATACGGTTAATGGTGGTACCGCCATAAATATGGCTGGCTACCTGCGCGATGATTTGCGCGGTCACTGCGGTAGCGGTGGAGATCGACTTCGGGGGTTCAATCTCGGCGTTGCCCATCTTGAAGCCGTTGGTCAGCATGCCCTTCAGGTCGATCAGCATGCAGTTGAACATCGGGAAGAATGGCGAGTAGTCGAGATCGTGGTAGTGGATCTCG contains:
- the nrdG gene encoding anaerobic ribonucleoside-triphosphate reductase-activating protein; translated protein: MNYHQYYPIDVVNGPGTRCTLFVAGCVHQCPGCYNKSTWRLNSGQPFTQAMEDQLIADLNDKRIPRQGLSLSGGDPLHPANVAAVLQLVKRVRAECPGKDIWLWTGYRLAELDAQQMQIVDRINVLIDGKFVQDLKDPALIWRGSANQVVHKLR
- the phnG gene encoding phosphonate C-P lyase system protein PhnG; its protein translation is MQALQPRQRWMSVLAHSQPAQLRSHWQALNINPRYQSIRAPEIGLAQLQGRMGATGRRFVLGDMTVTRAVVQLESGGYGYSYIAGRDKAHAELCALLDALLQLPEQAELLQQQLIEPLAALQHEQRQLRARAVASSRVDFFTLVRGD
- the phnF gene encoding phosphonate metabolism transcriptional regulator PhnF — its product is MDLSRHPTSYPTRYQQIAAQLEQELRTQYRCGDYLPSEQQLAERYQVNRHTLRRAVDQLVERGWLQRRHGIGILVLMRPYDYPLHANTRFSQNLFEQGSHPTSERLLAVLRPCNGHVASALSREEGETVIHLRTLRRVNGVPMSLIDHYLPDLDWWPALQQFHSGSLHEFIESNIHQPLTRSQTRISARRAQAKESRMLEIATQAPLLCVRTLNVCTGSDNVAEYSVSLARADMIELTMEH
- a CDS encoding type II toxin-antitoxin system RelE/ParE family toxin, whose amino-acid sequence is MRVEWDEEALRDRERIFDFLYPFNPQAAEQADAEIDKAVRRLLDYPELGKIWYRQARKLLVSQASLLVLYVVVDDVIKVLAVAHQREKFPDI
- a CDS encoding type II toxin-antitoxin system RelB/DinJ family antitoxin; its protein translation is MESRIQFRIEDETKRLAQKAAEAKGITLSEACRRLAEQMADEQRATEQHENWLKEKVDAAFARLHEGSAVYLDQQQVDESMDAFKAKVRAKYDRK
- the nrdD gene encoding anaerobic ribonucleoside-triphosphate reductase encodes the protein MKPVVIKRDGCQVPFDEARIGQAIERAALAVGIVDADYCATVARVVAQQISQQPRVDIHEIQRAVENQLMAGEYKQLARAYIEYRHDRDVARELRGRLNQEIRGLVEQSNMALLNENANKDSKVIPTQRDLLAGIVAKHYAKQHILPRDVVLAHERGEIHYHDLDYSPFFPMFNCMLIDLKGMLTNGFKMGNAEIEPPKSISTATAVTAQIIAQVASHIYGGTTINRIDEILAPFVTESFNKHQQVAEQWQIPDAQGYAMARTEKECYDAFQSLEYEVNTLHTANGQTPFVTFGFGLGTSWESRLIQRSILSNRIAGLGKNRKTAVFPKLVFAIRDGLNHQYGDPNYDIKQLALECASKRMYPDILNYDQVVKVTGSFKTPMGCRSFLGTYEEGGELVHDGRNNIGVISLNLPRIALEAMGDESRFWDLLDQRLLLAKKALMTRIARLEGIKARVAPILYMEGACGVRLKADDNIAEIFKNGRASISLGYIGLHETINALFGNEQHVYDDEALRAKAIAIVAHLRAATESWKAETGYGFSLYSTPSENLCDRFCRLDTADFGVVPGVTDKGYYTNSFHLDVEKKVNPYDKLDFEAPYPPLANGGFICYGEYPNLQHNLKALEDVWDYSYSRVPYYGTNTPIDECYECGFTGEFSCTSKGFTCPKCGNHEPSKVSVTRRVCGYLGSPDARPFNAGKQEEVKRRVKHLGNGQIG
- a CDS encoding permease; protein product: MPHPLTATEHRARPWPWWKPALFLLVVAIGLYYVKWQPYYGKAFLAADTHSIGKSILVNDDSSPWLAAWHYALVYFTAVWKAAVLGVLLGSLVQVLIPRDWLMRTLGHPRFSGTLLGAVIALPGMMCTCCAAPVAAGLRRQSVSSGAAMAFWLSNPVLNPATLIFMGFVLGWQFAAIRLVAGVIMVLGIAWLVQRATARDPQPAALQTPLLPLDKADERPFFGRWLRALWSLFWSTIPVYILAVLALGAARVWLFPHADGAIDNSLLWIIGLAIAGCLFVIPTAAEIPIVQTLMLAGMGTGPALALLMTLPAVSLPSLLMLNKAFSAKALCLTALLVALCGIVTGVVGMGLV